ACAGTCAGAAGAGCTGTTGTTACTCCAACAAGAGCTTCCATTTCGTATCCGGTAGACTCTATGCCCTTCACAGTACAGACTGCGGTAACTGATGTTCCGTCCTTCACCAGTTCAATCAAAGTTCCACCTATCCTTATTGGATGACAAAGCGGGATGGTCTCCCACGTTTTTTTCACCGCCTGAATTGCAGCTATTCTGGCTGCAGCGAATACATCACCCTTTGGAACGGAATCATCATCGATGGAGTCAGACGCATTTTTACCAAGTTTTATGCACCCGGAGGCTACTGCTGTTCTTTCAGTTGGTTCCTTTGATGAAACATCAACCATCCTCGCGTTCCCCTTCTTATCAATATGAGACATTTTCTTCATATCTACCCGCCAATCTTCCACATTTCCGTGCTTACGCAGCCACCATGTGAGTCAGGTTTATTGATTACCATTTGCCGTACAAGCCTGGAGATGCTCTCATCATCAGCTCCGTTACGCACAGGTTCCCTGATAGAAATTTCTTCTGTCGATGCAAGACAGGGTACAAGCGTGCCTCTTGCAGATAGTCTTATCCTGTTGCAATTTTTGCACATAGGGTCAGAGAAGGGAGCAATGATCCCGAATGTATCAGCACCTTCTCCAACCGTATAGATTCCAGCTGTGCCTCCATCATCTTTCCGACGGCGGATGGTTCCTGTAATTGAAGCGTGCTGAATGATCTCATCCCTTGAAACGAAAATGCTCTGGTTGAGGCTGGAAGGCATGTGCTCAATGAAACGGACCGTGACCCCCATTTTTTTTCCCCATTCGAGGAATTCAGCTATTTCATCATCGTTTATTCCTCGCATGAGGACGCAGTTTATCCTGACAGGTTTCAGCCCCGCATCAAATGCTGCATAAATCGCTTTCTCTATATCATGCAGGGAGATGTCTCTCCGCGAGATTTTCTTCAGCCTGTGGTCCCGCAGGCTGTCCAGACTGATATTCACTCGCTGTATTCCAGCTTCAGCAAGCTGCTTCGACATCTGCTTCAGAAGTAATCCATTGGTTGTCAGGGTAAGTTCTTCAATACCGATGCGGGAAATTCCTTTTATTATCTGCAGCACCCCTCTTCGCACAAGGGGTTCACCTCCGGTTATTCTCACCTTTGACAGGCCAACTGAATCATTGATAATCCGAACAACGCGCACGACCTCTTCAACAGAAAGGATATCTGCATGGTCGATTAGCGGAACGCCTGATTCCGGCATACAGTAGACGCATCTGAGATTGCACCTGTCAGTCACGGACAGTCTCAGGTAGTTTATTTCCCTTCCGTTCCTATCTTTCACGCGAAGGACAGTTCCCCGGCAGTTGAGTAGAAGAAATGAAAAGACAGGATATCTCCGGATCTCAGGCTCACCACATCTTCACCTGCAAGTGCTAGAGCATTCACGTTCACTGTGCTCATCAGGTCTCCTGAGCCGGAACTCTCCGGATGATGCAGTTTCCATGTATGACTTTCACGGTAAGCGATAACCCTGAGGAAATGCAGCCTGCCAGGTTTCTTACGGTAATCGGATGTTATCTCTCCATGATATACACGTTTATGGTATCCTTTGCATCCGGCTCTCTTCCTGAGAAGGGGAAGCACATATTCCTCTATGGAAACCATCACCGAAACAGGATTTCCCGGGAGTCCAAAGACAGGTCTTCCTTCCGAATCGTTTCCGAACAGCAGCGGTTTACCGGGTTTCTGAGCCACAGTTCTGATATGCAGTTTTACTCCGAGGGATTCAAGAACTGACGGAACGAAATCTCTTGTACCCTTTGAAACACCTCCTGCCACAATCAGTACATCGGTATATCTCAGAAGCTGCTGAAAAGTCGCTTTCAATGATTCGGGATCATCAGCAGAGTGAACTGACATATCCACGGGAAATCCACCCAATGACAGCTGTGCATTTACAAGAGACATATTTGCGTTTCTGACGGCACCTGGAGATGGTTTCCATGTTGGTGGAATGACTTCTGTTCCGGTTGTGACTAGTGCAATCCTTGGTTTGCTGAACACGTCCAGAACACCCATGCCCGCAGCAGCAGCTATTCCAAGATGCTGACTGGCCAGTCTGGTGCCATGCTCCAATACCGTCTGACCCCCCTTTATATCCTGCCCTCGCCAGCAGATATTTGCTCCGGGATCAGGTACTTCATCAAGGTAAAGAACGGATTCCTCGACTCTGGAGTTTTCGACAATCACAATTCTGTCGGCCCCTTCTGGAACTGGAGCACCTGTCATAATCGGAGCGGCCAGACCTTTTCCAAGAGTGACTGAACCTGAATCCCCGGCAACAATCTCTTCAAGAAGCTCATATCTCAATCCGTTACCAGTAATCGCATAGCCATCCATGGCGGAACGATTGAAGGGCGGCATATCTATATCGGAATGGATATCACTTGCCAGTACGAAGCCGGCAGCACTATCGAGAGGTAATTGAATAACGAGCGGCTGTCCTGAATTCTCAAGTACTATTTGAAGAGCATCTGCAGTAGAGATCATTATACCTCCAGTTGATTCAACAGATCTCTGAAATCCGATTCAGTTCTGTCCCATATTTCAATGATTCTCTCAGCCAGCTTAGTGAGATTGCTTCCTCCACCTTTCGAACCACCTCGATCACTCATGATGAGTTCTGCGCCAAGTCTGTCTTCAGCGTCCCGAAGCAGGAGCCATACCCTCTTATATGGGACTCCGGTTTCCCTGGCAGCCTGCAGGATGGACCCTGTACTTCCAACCGCTTTCAGAAGTTCAATCCGACCCTGACCGAACAGAGATTCACCTTCCAGTTCTATCCAGTGTTTACCACTTATCGAAAAAGAGGAAATACCCTTGATATTCATGAGAGCCGGTACAATCGCGGAGATCTTATCAGCCTCAATCGCTGTCAGCGGACTAAAAACGGTCAGGTCGGCTTTCCGGGATAGTACGTCTGCACCAGGCTTTCGGCTGGAATCAGATATGAGATGTATATGATAATCTGGGCTTATAAGTTCTAGAATGGAATTACTCTCCAATATATGGATATCCGTGTCAGAGGAGATATCATTCATGGCTTCAGATAATTCCTGCATATGGGAGTATCGGAAGAAAATGACCCTTGAAGCTCCCGCTTCCGAAAATCGATCTGTGTCAGATCCCTCAGGTCCGCGATCTGTTTGAATACCACTTATTCCATGTGTACCTCTTGATAATTTTGTACAGGAGACTGATAATCCGATTGAATTGAATTTCTCAACCAGTTCACAGGCCAGAAGTGTTTTCCCGAGTTTTCTCCCGTCAGAACTGATTACTATCTGTCGCTTCTGACTATCCTTGATATCCTACCACCCTTTATACAATGTACCGTTATATGCAATAAACATATCGAATCATTCTTCATTTGAACACTCTGAAAGATTGAAAAAGCGCTTATAGAAATATTGGTAATTAATCTGCTGTTATTATCGCATTAGATAATAAATTATCCGGAATGTCCCGGCAGGCAGGCAAGCTGACGTTTCCTGCTCGACGGTTTTCGAGCCACATAAATGCTCTCTCCTGTATCAGGATGAAGTTCAGTGAAGTACATCGCAGTTGCCATGGTCATTGGTGTCGGAAGAAATATCTGGGCTTTTTCAGGGCGCATATTCTGCCGGTTCAGTTCGCTGGCAGTCACATGCATCTGGTTCATTCCACATCCTGGAAATGCCGCAAGTATATAAGGTTCTATATATTGCCTCTTTCCAACTTTTTCAGAGTACTTCTCAAACAGTTCTTTAAACTCTCTCCATAGGTCCGGATCCGGTTTCCGCATGAGCTTGAGTACTTCCCTGGAAAAATGTTCAGGCGCTATCTTCAGTAAACCCGAAACATGATTCGCGGTAAGTCTTTCTATAAATCGGAGATCCCGGAGCGCGACATCAAAGCGTATCCCGCTGGATATAAATACATTGCTGACTCCATCAATCCTCGATACAGAATCAAGCAGATTCAGATATGGGCCATGATCAGTACTGAAATGCGGACAGATTCCGGGATAGAGGCAGGAATTTCTTTTACATTTTTTTTCTGCATCTTCGTCCGAGCAACCCATGCCGTATAGATTGGCGGTGGGGCCACCCAGATCTGTGACTGTTCCCCTGAAGTACTTCTCCAGCTTAAGCTTGTGCACTTCTCTCAGAACAGACTCGATACTTCTGCTGCTTATAGCCCTTCCCTGATGAAGTCCAAGAGCACAGAAACTGCATCCACCTGAGCATCCCCTGACAACAGTAATTGAATTCCTGATCATCCTGAAAGCAGGTATTTCGTTCATGTAAACCGGATGAGGTTTTCTGGAGAATGGAAGATCGTATATCCTGTCCATTTCAACAGTGCTGAGTGGATGCTGCGGCGGATAAACAATGATTGCACGGCTGTCAGCCTTCTGAACAAGTGTGGAACCGGACCATGGGTTGCTTTCACTTTCGATCAGCTTCGTCATCTCCATGAATGCCTGAGGTGACCGGATTACTTCCTCATGCGACGGCAGTTCCGTGTATTCACTGATATCTGAATCATTCAATGCTTTACTGCTCATATATATAGCAGTACCTTTAATTCCCTTGAGGTCACTGCCTGCTGAAATCCTGTCCGCTATTTCCCCGACAGCTTTCTCTCCCATTCCATAGATCAGGATCTGGGCTTTTGAATCGAGAAGAATCGATTTTCTGATTTTTTCACTCCAGAAATCAAAATGACTCAATCTTCTCATGCTGGCTTCTATACCACCAATTACAACCGGAACTCCAGGCATTGTCTTCTGCACCATATTTACATACTTCAGAACAGCTCTATCAGGCCTTTTTCCCGGTTTTCCCCCCTCTGAATAAGCATCGTCCGATCGAATCCGTTTCAGGGATGTGTAATGATTAACCATCGAGTCCATCGCTCCGGAAGATATCCCGATAAACAGTCTGGGAACTCCAAGACGGAGGAAATCTTCAGAAGTGCTGATATCAGGCTGAGGTATTATTCCGACCCTGTATCCAAGACCTTCCAGGAACCTTCCTATCAGCGCGGTTCCGAAAGAGGGGTGATCAACGTATGCATCCCCTGTAATCAGAATGATATCACAGACTTCCCAGCCAAGGTCGACCATTTCTACCCTCGACATGGGAAGAACTGGTGCAGGCTTTCTCATAAGACCTCCATTTCCCGATTCAACCGACTGAGAAGCTACAGACGGATACCGGGGGTTGACAAGTCCTCGAAAAAAGCGGACACTAATAGTGAACGGTTGTTTACACTATAACTGAAAGGAAACAGATATGAATACTGATAACGGAATACTTTCCTCGGAAAGAGTCTCAGCCGGCAGAACGACATACTTCATCGACGTACGGCAGGCGGTGAATGACAGATTCTACCTTTGTATAACGGAATCAAGAAGAATTTCGGACACCGGTTTCGACCAGAACAGGATTTTCCTGTTCGAAGAAAATCTCGATGAACTCAGGAAAACTCTTGAAAAGGCATTCTATGAAGTTGAACAGGCTGTTCTGAAGAGAGGGGAGCTGCCTGAATCGGGTTCATCACAGAAGCATGAACGAACGGGCAAAGTGTGGACTGAAGAAGAAGAAGAGCTTCTGAAGAAAGGGTTCAGCAGCAACACACCGCTGGAAGAGCTTTCTGAGAAGTTACAGAGAAGCATTTATGCAATAACCATGAGGCTTGAGAAACTGGGATTGATGGAACAGCCTGCCGGAATCGAAAAACAGACAGGATAACTGAAAACGCTGCAATGAAATTCAGCTGCTAAACCCGCATATTTCATCAGCTTTTGATACGAAGCGTCGAAAAAAGCTGTGGATACGAGGCTTGCGAGTACAGATTCCGGAGGCGTACTTGAATAGTACGTCGAGGACAGATGTATGAGCATAACGAAGTAGACGCGGCTTTATTCGTCGCTGCAGTAAAATGCTGGTGAGATTTGTGGGTTAAATTAGTTTGTTCAGGCTTGAAACCCAATCCTCCAGTCTGTCCACAAGCCAGGCAGCTGATTCTGCTTTTCCGTCGGCTGTTCTGAAATCGACTTTCAGAAGTTTAACACCCTTTGTTTTTCCGGCAAAACTTTTAGGAGTCTCAACACCGGTGATACTGGAAACAGGAATAATCAGTTTCTTTGCAGGAATAAGCATCCGGAAGTAAAGCAAGGATGATGTCAGCACAAGAACCCCATTCCCTCGAATCTGTTTTACTCCTTTCGATTTCAATCCAAACATGTTGGCCATGGGGGAAATAATTACATGTGTATGCGATGGATACTCACGAAGGACTTCCTTCATAGCTCCGGTCTGAAGACGTTTCAGGAAATGAACAAGTACAGCAACAAGAAACAAAGCACCGGCAATAAAGTAAACAGCAACAGGCATTCTCAAGCCCCTCTCAGACAACACATATTCAGGAAAAGCAAGTAATCCGCTTGGCGAAACATACTATCCCTATTAGAGTCGGCCTACCTCACCAAGTCTCTACTGCAACGGCGCATAAGACACTCGCATACTGCGTTATACTCAATCGGCCTTCCTTGAAGTATATACAATACGTCTGCGTCGACCTCATTCGCATGCCTTGTCTGCGAGCGCTTCTACACCGTTTCGTTAAGAAACATGATGAAATATGCAGGCTATAATTATCGGTTTCAGGAGATTATTAAGTAATGACGCCTCTGAACGCAATACTCTTGTTTCTTGCAGGTATCGCTGCAGGGTTCGTGAACGTCAGCGCCGGGGGGGGGTCATTCCTGACAATTCCCCTTCTCATGATCCTTGGGGGTCTCCCCGCGGCCGCAGCAAACGGTACGAACAGGGTGGCTGTACTCATCCAGAACCTCGTTGCCATCAGAAATTTTCGAAAGCACGGATTCAAGGACATCAGGCAGGGAATGAAGCTCGGGATTTCGGCAATGGTCGGTGCTGTTATAGGATCATTCATAGCTCTTGATATACCGGAGGATATTTTCCGAACAGTGATGTCCATCATAATGCTTCTGGCACTTGTAACTGTACTTCGTCCGAGAAGAAAGAACACACAAAATGACAATTCCGGGATTCTCAAGCATTCGGTGCTGCAGATCATCACCTTCTTTTTAATCGGCATATACGGAGGATTCATCCAGGCAGGCACCGGTTACCTGATAATCTTCTCGCTCTCAGTTATCGGAGGGCTCTCGCTGATCAAAACAAACAGTCTGAAGATTGTCATTATCGCAACTTATCTTACTCCATCACTGATTGTCTTCATCGCAAATGGTGAGGTTAAGTGGTTTCCCGCTCTGATTCTGACAGCAGGAACATCTCTGGGTGGCTGGTTCGGATCGACTTTCGCCATCAGGAAGGGTGACAAATGGATCAGGATCATTCTCGCGGCTGCCATTCTTGGAATGGCGGCAAAAATGATAGGATTGTTTTAATAATATGAAAATGTTAATCATCATGTTGCTCCATCTCATTTTCTCCGTTACAGCCTGCGTCGGCAGTCCTCACTCTTCTGTAATCCTGCTTCCTGAACCTGCTCCGGACAGCGGTATCTCTATTGAGGAAGCAATAGAATCAAGACGGTCTATTCGCACATTTGCCTCAGAGAGTATCTCTTTGACAGAGCTTGCGCGGATGCTGCACTCGGCGCAGGGTATCACTTCAGATTATGGATTCAGAGCAGCGCCCTCCGCAGGTGCAACTTTCCCCCTTTCAGTTTTTGTCATCGCTGAAAATGTTGACTCTCTGGAAGCCGGGATCTACATGTATGAACCTTCAGATGAATCCCTTACAGCGGTCAGGATGGGATATTTTCTCGATGAGCTTTCCGATGCAGCGCTCGGACAGACATGCGTAAAAGATGTGCCTGCGGTTATAGTCATTACCGCGGAATGCAGCATAACAACTTCTGTTTACGGGAATCGCGGCAGAATCTATGTCCACATGGAAGCGGGACATGTTTCACAGAACATTTATCTCCAGTGCACCGCGATGGGACTCGGCACAGTAGCAGTCGGAGCGTTCAGCGACAATGAAATAAGTGATATACTCAACCTCACGGAAGATGAAACTCCGCTCTATCTCATGCCTGTCGGCAGACCGGTTGAACACTGATCGGAATGAGATAATTTGTCCGATTTAATCAAAATCTTACTGAGAAGAATATCTCCGCCTCTTTTCACTATCAGGATCACCGACCGCGCTGCAGTTCTTACCGCTGGACAAGTAACTCCAGCTCTGCTCAGGGATTGGTCGGAAATAGCTCGAAAAAACAATATAGTGTGTGGATGGATATGGGGATTGCGAACCGGAAGCTGTATCAGACTGGATTTCTCTTCGAATATCAGTAAGAATGATCGTCAGCGTTTCCGAAATATCATGGCCATACATGCGAAATGAAAAATGAATCAATGTACTCAAGAATATACAGCGTAGTGAGAATGATACCGCCTGGGAAAGTGGCCACCTATGGTCAAGTCTCCAGGATAGCAGGAAGGTGTTCCGCGAGGAACGTGGGTTATTCAATGTCATCAGTCCCGTTCGGAAGCGATATCCCCTGGCACAGGGTAATCAACAAAAGAGGTATGATCAGCATCAGGAGCGGTGGAGGAGAGTGCTCCGCCCAGCGTCAGCTTCTTGAAGGTGAAGGAGTTCTTTTCAATGATAAGGATCGAGTGAACCTGGATATCTATGGCTGGGAAGGTCCCGAACCCTTGATGAGAGGTGAAGCTGAATGACTGAGAAAGGTAAGCGGGACTGGTCGGAAAAGGATCTCAGGAAGATGATCGTTGACCAGAGACGGTTTATGTGGCGTGATGACATGATCGATCGGATATCATCATCCCTGAACCTCAAACATGGCATAACAGCAGTTGACGTCGGCTGCGGACTCGGCTACCTGGGCTGGACCTTCTGGAGGCACTTCGGAGAAGGTGGAACCTACATAGGAATGGACTGCTCGGAAAAACTGCTCACAGATGCGCGAGAAATGTCCGAAGAATGGTCAGATGGAGGATGCACCTGTTTCCTCAAAGGGGAAGCCTGCGATATACCGCTTCAAGACGCATGCTCGGACCTGACCATGT
This genomic interval from Candidatus Aegiribacteria sp. contains the following:
- the moaC gene encoding cyclic pyranopterin monophosphate synthase MoaC is translated as MKKMSHIDKKGNARMVDVSSKEPTERTAVASGCIKLGKNASDSIDDDSVPKGDVFAAARIAAIQAVKKTWETIPLCHPIRIGGTLIELVKDGTSVTAVCTVKGIESTGYEMEALVGVTTALLTVYDMTKALDREMEITDVRLLRKSGGKSGEYIWQG
- the moaA gene encoding GTP 3',8-cyclase MoaA, which gives rise to MKDRNGREINYLRLSVTDRCNLRCVYCMPESGVPLIDHADILSVEEVVRVVRIINDSVGLSKVRITGGEPLVRRGVLQIIKGISRIGIEELTLTTNGLLLKQMSKQLAEAGIQRVNISLDSLRDHRLKKISRRDISLHDIEKAIYAAFDAGLKPVRINCVLMRGINDDEIAEFLEWGKKMGVTVRFIEHMPSSLNQSIFVSRDEIIQHASITGTIRRRKDDGGTAGIYTVGEGADTFGIIAPFSDPMCKNCNRIRLSARGTLVPCLASTEEISIREPVRNGADDESISRLVRQMVINKPDSHGGCVSTEMWKIGG
- a CDS encoding molybdopterin molybdotransferase MoeA, translating into MISTADALQIVLENSGQPLVIQLPLDSAAGFVLASDIHSDIDMPPFNRSAMDGYAITGNGLRYELLEEIVAGDSGSVTLGKGLAAPIMTGAPVPEGADRIVIVENSRVEESVLYLDEVPDPGANICWRGQDIKGGQTVLEHGTRLASQHLGIAAAAGMGVLDVFSKPRIALVTTGTEVIPPTWKPSPGAVRNANMSLVNAQLSLGGFPVDMSVHSADDPESLKATFQQLLRYTDVLIVAGGVSKGTRDFVPSVLESLGVKLHIRTVAQKPGKPLLFGNDSEGRPVFGLPGNPVSVMVSIEEYVLPLLRKRAGCKGYHKRVYHGEITSDYRKKPGRLHFLRVIAYRESHTWKLHHPESSGSGDLMSTVNVNALALAGEDVVSLRSGDILSFHFFYSTAGELSFA
- a CDS encoding LysR family transcriptional regulator: MNDISSDTDIHILESNSILELISPDYHIHLISDSSRKPGADVLSRKADLTVFSPLTAIEADKISAIVPALMNIKGISSFSISGKHWIELEGESLFGQGRIELLKAVGSTGSILQAARETGVPYKRVWLLLRDAEDRLGAELIMSDRGGSKGGGSNLTKLAERIIEIWDRTESDFRDLLNQLEV
- a CDS encoding YgiQ family radical SAM protein, with amino-acid sequence MRKPAPVLPMSRVEMVDLGWEVCDIILITGDAYVDHPSFGTALIGRFLEGLGYRVGIIPQPDISTSEDFLRLGVPRLFIGISSGAMDSMVNHYTSLKRIRSDDAYSEGGKPGKRPDRAVLKYVNMVQKTMPGVPVVIGGIEASMRRLSHFDFWSEKIRKSILLDSKAQILIYGMGEKAVGEIADRISAGSDLKGIKGTAIYMSSKALNDSDISEYTELPSHEEVIRSPQAFMEMTKLIESESNPWSGSTLVQKADSRAIIVYPPQHPLSTVEMDRIYDLPFSRKPHPVYMNEIPAFRMIRNSITVVRGCSGGCSFCALGLHQGRAISSRSIESVLREVHKLKLEKYFRGTVTDLGGPTANLYGMGCSDEDAEKKCKRNSCLYPGICPHFSTDHGPYLNLLDSVSRIDGVSNVFISSGIRFDVALRDLRFIERLTANHVSGLLKIAPEHFSREVLKLMRKPDPDLWREFKELFEKYSEKVGKRQYIEPYILAAFPGCGMNQMHVTASELNRQNMRPEKAQIFLPTPMTMATAMYFTELHPDTGESIYVARKPSSRKRQLACLPGHSG
- a CDS encoding PUR family DNA/RNA-binding protein, translating into MNTDNGILSSERVSAGRTTYFIDVRQAVNDRFYLCITESRRISDTGFDQNRIFLFEENLDELRKTLEKAFYEVEQAVLKRGELPESGSSQKHERTGKVWTEEEEELLKKGFSSNTPLEELSEKLQRSIYAITMRLEKLGLMEQPAGIEKQTG
- a CDS encoding sulfite exporter TauE/SafE family protein, with amino-acid sequence MTPLNAILLFLAGIAAGFVNVSAGGGSFLTIPLLMILGGLPAAAANGTNRVAVLIQNLVAIRNFRKHGFKDIRQGMKLGISAMVGAVIGSFIALDIPEDIFRTVMSIIMLLALVTVLRPRRKNTQNDNSGILKHSVLQIITFFLIGIYGGFIQAGTGYLIIFSLSVIGGLSLIKTNSLKIVIIATYLTPSLIVFIANGEVKWFPALILTAGTSLGGWFGSTFAIRKGDKWIRIILAAAILGMAAKMIGLF
- a CDS encoding SagB/ThcOx family dehydrogenase, whose protein sequence is MLLHLIFSVTACVGSPHSSVILLPEPAPDSGISIEEAIESRRSIRTFASESISLTELARMLHSAQGITSDYGFRAAPSAGATFPLSVFVIAENVDSLEAGIYMYEPSDESLTAVRMGYFLDELSDAALGQTCVKDVPAVIVITAECSITTSVYGNRGRIYVHMEAGHVSQNIYLQCTAMGLGTVAVGAFSDNEISDILNLTEDETPLYLMPVGRPVEH
- a CDS encoding DUF3634 family protein gives rise to the protein MSDLIKILLRRISPPLFTIRITDRAAVLTAGQVTPALLRDWSEIARKNNIVCGWIWGLRTGSCIRLDFSSNISKNDRQRFRNIMAIHAK
- a CDS encoding MGMT family protein, with the translated sequence MKNESMYSRIYSVVRMIPPGKVATYGQVSRIAGRCSARNVGYSMSSVPFGSDIPWHRVINKRGMISIRSGGGECSAQRQLLEGEGVLFNDKDRVNLDIYGWEGPEPLMRGEAE